A part of Acidobacteriota bacterium genomic DNA contains:
- a CDS encoding DUF523 domain-containing protein, which translates to MRLAHQPDAVADLRTPTPTEPLRVLMSGCMMGLPCGVDGSDNGMGGVLTDLVALPTVKVLSFCPEDHALGTPRTLPDIHGGDGNDVLDGKARVLDEHGKDLTEGMVIGAQAMLSFAQANQIELAILTDMSAACGSQVISDGCRLEIDRKYQIGVGVSTALLLRNGFPVVSQRDFRTLGKIRMMLEPGFSPDPEALDHHEKEWYRTYFRSATA; encoded by the coding sequence ATGCGACTGGCCCACCAACCTGATGCCGTGGCTGATCTTCGAACACCAACTCCCACCGAACCGCTTCGAGTACTTATGAGTGGCTGTATGATGGGACTTCCCTGCGGCGTTGACGGCTCCGACAATGGGATGGGTGGCGTACTGACCGACCTGGTTGCCTTGCCAACCGTGAAGGTGTTGTCATTTTGCCCCGAAGACCACGCACTTGGCACACCGCGAACCCTGCCGGATATTCACGGTGGCGATGGCAACGACGTGCTCGATGGAAAAGCTCGGGTGCTGGATGAACACGGAAAGGACCTGACCGAAGGCATGGTGATCGGAGCACAGGCGATGCTCAGCTTTGCCCAGGCAAATCAGATTGAACTGGCAATTTTGACGGATATGAGCGCCGCCTGCGGAAGTCAGGTGATTTCAGATGGCTGCCGATTGGAGATAGACCGCAAGTACCAGATCGGGGTTGGTGTTTCGACGGCACTGCTTTTGAGAAATGGCTTTCCGGTGGTCAGTCAGCGGGATTTTCGAACCCTTGGAAAAATTCGAATGATGCTGGAACCTGGTTTTTCACCTGACCCGGAGGCTCTGGATCATCACGAAAAAGAATGGTACCGAACCTATTTTCGGAGTGCGACGGCTTGA
- a CDS encoding GNAT family N-acetyltransferase: MSKIRLLVKENVLSNPGRITRQMYEAYLGPLGKGWVCEIEGTVVGFSYAAREDHSIWALFIHPEHEGKGIGKHLLKFATDWLFERGAPQVILSTEVNTRADRFYAAQGWQRGEIKGQFPEVIYTLKRPA; encoded by the coding sequence ATGTCAAAAATTCGCTTACTGGTGAAAGAAAATGTCCTTTCCAACCCAGGCCGGATTACTCGACAAATGTATGAAGCCTACCTCGGTCCGCTCGGAAAAGGCTGGGTGTGCGAGATTGAAGGAACGGTGGTCGGGTTTTCCTACGCTGCCCGCGAAGACCATTCCATCTGGGCGCTGTTTATTCATCCGGAGCATGAAGGCAAAGGCATTGGGAAGCACCTTCTCAAATTTGCGACTGACTGGCTCTTTGAACGTGGCGCACCTCAGGTGATTTTAAGCACTGAAGTGAATACCCGAGCCGACCGGTTTTATGCCGCCCAGGGATGGCAAAGGGGCGAAATCAAAGGCCAATTCCCCGAAGTGATCTACACGCTCAAACGCCCAGCGTAG
- a CDS encoding zinc ribbon domain-containing protein translates to MFCSRCGYENKESVRYCTRCGSNLEVLTRHTPLSDEPTMLVGVGQVSWLLACGALLGVSIFFLVFLIFDFIRDRFHPGRPEQLVLLLLTCLGLAVGMVGTACYLATKLILSFAKAGQASLLKSPPINPPEIEAPRQTTGLDEPAWFTGKTPPRSVVEPVTNRTQG, encoded by the coding sequence ATGTTTTGTTCAAGGTGTGGGTATGAAAATAAGGAATCGGTCAGATATTGCACCCGGTGTGGTTCAAATCTTGAAGTTTTGACCCGTCACACCCCCCTGTCTGACGAGCCCACCATGCTGGTTGGAGTTGGGCAAGTGAGCTGGCTCCTGGCCTGTGGCGCCCTGCTTGGGGTTTCGATTTTTTTCCTGGTATTTCTGATCTTTGATTTCATCCGCGACCGGTTTCATCCGGGAAGGCCGGAACAACTCGTCTTGTTACTGTTGACCTGTCTTGGACTGGCAGTCGGGATGGTTGGAACGGCCTGCTATCTGGCGACCAAATTGATTTTGTCTTTCGCCAAAGCGGGGCAGGCTTCGTTATTGAAGTCACCACCCATCAATCCGCCCGAGATCGAAGCTCCCCGCCAGACCACCGGCCTTGACGAACCAGCCTGGTTTACTGGGAAAACGCCTCCGCGAAGTGTGGTCGAGCCAGTCACCAATCGCACTCAGGGGTAA